In Corynebacterium nuruki S6-4, the following proteins share a genomic window:
- the rimM gene encoding ribosome maturation factor RimM (Essential for efficient processing of 16S rRNA): protein MTELQIGRVIKPHGVRGEIVVDPTTDDPDARFAVGTVLTGRQGGRGGRGGRELSLTVASVRPHQGRLLITFDEVPDRTAAESMRGLKFFAPPVFDADDDGYYDHELEGLHVLDCGPVDAATASARAYEGAQPEPVDIGEVTGVTHGPAGTLLEVAVDGRTVLIPFRHAIVPIVDLDNGALVITPPEGLLEL, encoded by the coding sequence ATGACAGAACTGCAGATCGGCCGGGTCATCAAACCGCACGGGGTGCGTGGTGAGATTGTCGTGGACCCCACGACAGATGATCCGGACGCCCGGTTCGCCGTCGGAACGGTGCTGACCGGACGACAGGGGGGCCGTGGCGGCCGGGGTGGCCGTGAGCTCAGCCTCACGGTGGCCTCGGTGCGCCCCCACCAGGGGCGGCTGCTCATCACCTTCGACGAGGTCCCCGACCGGACCGCGGCCGAGTCCATGCGGGGTCTGAAGTTCTTCGCGCCGCCGGTGTTCGACGCCGACGACGACGGCTACTACGACCACGAACTCGAAGGCCTCCACGTGCTCGACTGCGGGCCGGTGGATGCGGCGACGGCGTCCGCCCGTGCCTACGAGGGTGCACAGCCCGAACCGGTCGACATCGGTGAGGTCACCGGCGTGACCCACGGTCCGGCCGGCACCCTGCTCGAGGTGGCCGTGGACGGGCGCACCGTCCTCATCCCGTTCCGCCACGCGATCGTGCCGATCGTGGACCTGGACAACGGGGCACTCGTCATCACCCCACCGGAGGGGTTGCTCGAGCTGTGA
- the rpsP gene encoding 30S ribosomal protein S16 — protein MAVKIKLQRLGKIRTPHYRVVIADARTRRSGNVIENIGTYEPKAEPSVIKIDSERAQHWLSVGAQPTEPVLALLKVTGDWQKFKGLPGAEGTLKAQPEKRSKLDIFNEALAEAANGPTAEAITEKKKKKAKADAEAKAAAEAEAAAAAEAAEAEAPAEESAE, from the coding sequence ATGGCCGTCAAGATCAAGCTCCAGCGTCTGGGCAAGATCCGTACCCCGCACTACCGCGTCGTCATCGCCGACGCCCGCACCCGCCGTTCCGGCAACGTGATCGAGAACATCGGCACGTACGAGCCGAAGGCTGAGCCCTCCGTCATCAAGATCGACTCCGAGCGCGCTCAGCACTGGCTGTCCGTCGGCGCCCAGCCGACCGAGCCGGTCCTCGCCCTGCTGAAGGTCACCGGTGACTGGCAGAAGTTCAAGGGTCTGCCGGGCGCCGAGGGCACCCTGAAGGCCCAGCCGGAGAAGCGCTCCAAGCTGGACATCTTCAACGAGGCCCTCGCCGAGGCCGCCAACGGCCCGACCGCCGAGGCCATCACCGAGAAGAAGAAGAAGAAGGCCAAGGCGGACGCCGAGGCCAAGGCCGCTGCTGAGGCTGAGGCTGCTGCCGCCGCCGAGGCTGCCGAGGCTGAGGCCCCGGCCGAGGAGTCCGCTGAGTAA
- the trmD gene encoding tRNA (guanosine(37)-N1)-methyltransferase TrmD produces the protein MRLDVVTIFPEYLDPLRHALLGRAIERGILEVGVHNLRDWAHDVHKSVDDTPFGGGPGMVMKPEVWGPALDDVVALTGPAAADGVLDSALPHVPANVPEQVAAQERGEDAATASDGDRRPVLVVPTPGGAPFTQDTAQRWSCEDRLVFACGRYEGIDQRVFDDAAQRYRVEEVSLGDYVLIGGEVAVLVMAEAVVRLIPGVLGNRRSHEEDSFQDGLLEGPAYTKPRVWRDLEVPGVLTSGDHGKVDRWRRDQALLRTARQRPDLIEAARARGDLDRQDLGVLGE, from the coding sequence ATGCGTCTGGATGTCGTCACCATCTTCCCCGAGTACCTCGACCCGCTGCGGCACGCCCTGCTGGGGCGCGCCATCGAACGCGGCATCCTCGAGGTCGGGGTGCACAATCTGCGGGACTGGGCCCACGACGTGCACAAGTCCGTCGACGACACCCCCTTCGGCGGTGGCCCCGGCATGGTCATGAAACCGGAGGTGTGGGGCCCCGCCCTCGACGACGTCGTCGCGCTCACCGGGCCGGCCGCCGCCGACGGTGTACTGGATTCCGCGCTGCCGCACGTCCCCGCGAATGTTCCGGAACAGGTGGCCGCGCAGGAGCGGGGAGAGGACGCCGCCACGGCGTCCGACGGTGACCGGCGTCCGGTCCTCGTCGTCCCGACCCCGGGCGGGGCACCGTTCACCCAGGACACCGCACAGCGCTGGTCCTGCGAGGACCGGCTGGTCTTCGCCTGCGGCAGGTACGAGGGCATCGACCAGCGGGTCTTCGACGACGCGGCACAGCGGTACCGCGTCGAGGAGGTCTCGCTCGGCGACTACGTCCTCATCGGCGGGGAGGTCGCGGTTCTCGTCATGGCGGAGGCCGTCGTGCGGCTGATCCCCGGGGTGCTCGGCAACCGGCGCAGTCACGAGGAGGACTCCTTCCAGGACGGTCTGCTGGAAGGCCCGGCGTACACGAAACCGCGGGTATGGCGCGACCTCGAGGTCCCCGGGGTCCTCACCTCCGGGGACCACGGGAAGGTGGACCGGTGGCGGCGGGACCAGGCGTTGCTGCGGACCGCGCGGCAGCGTCCGGACCTCATCGAGGCGGCACGGGCCCGCGGGGACCTGGACCGGCAGGATCTCGGGGTGCTGGGGGAGTAG
- the ffh gene encoding signal recognition particle protein — protein sequence MFESLSDRLTGALKGLRDKGRLTEADVNATAREIRLALLEADVSLPVVRGFIKRVKERANGVIVSEALNPAQQVIKIVDEELKDILGGETRRLNLAKNPPTVIMLAGLQGAGKTTLAGKLAHHLEKQGHTPLLVACDLQRPGAVQQLQIVGERAGVPTFAPDPGTSLDSHEHEMGTSHGDPVAVAKAGIEQATHDKRDVVIIDTAGRLGIDEDLMTQARNIRDAVNPDEVLFVIDAMIGQDAVTTAEAFRDGVDFTGVVLTKLDGDARGGAALSIREVTGKPILFASTGEKLDDFDVFHPDRMADRILGMGDVLTLIEQAEQVMDQKQAEDSAMRMARGELTLEDFLEQMLMIRKMGPLGGILKMLPGGKQMSQMADQVDEKQLDRIQAIIRGMTPAERTDPNILNASRRRRIATGSGVEVSDVNQLVNRFFEAKKMMGKMAGQFGMGGGGRSATKKKPKGRKGKNGKRKPAKKGGGQRGGQGMPGMPGMGGMPGMPGMPGAGGGTPDLSALQGQMPPGFENVDLSKLDFGKGKK from the coding sequence GTGTTTGAGTCCTTGTCCGACCGTCTCACCGGCGCCCTCAAGGGGCTGCGGGACAAAGGCCGGCTCACCGAGGCCGACGTCAACGCCACCGCGCGCGAGATCCGTCTGGCGCTGCTGGAGGCCGACGTCTCCCTGCCGGTCGTGCGGGGCTTCATCAAGCGGGTGAAGGAGCGGGCGAACGGCGTCATCGTCTCCGAGGCCCTCAACCCGGCGCAGCAGGTCATCAAGATCGTCGACGAGGAGCTCAAGGACATCCTCGGCGGCGAGACCCGCCGCCTCAACCTCGCGAAGAACCCGCCGACGGTGATCATGCTCGCCGGCCTGCAGGGTGCCGGTAAGACCACCCTGGCCGGAAAGCTCGCCCACCACCTGGAGAAGCAGGGGCACACCCCGCTGCTCGTCGCCTGTGACCTGCAGCGTCCGGGCGCGGTACAGCAGCTGCAGATCGTCGGCGAGCGCGCCGGCGTCCCGACGTTCGCCCCGGACCCGGGCACCTCCCTGGATTCGCACGAGCACGAGATGGGCACCAGCCACGGCGACCCGGTCGCCGTGGCGAAGGCCGGTATCGAGCAGGCGACCCACGACAAGCGCGACGTGGTCATCATCGACACCGCCGGCCGCCTCGGCATCGACGAGGACCTGATGACCCAGGCGCGGAACATCCGCGACGCGGTCAACCCCGACGAGGTCCTGTTCGTCATCGACGCGATGATCGGTCAGGACGCCGTCACCACCGCCGAGGCCTTCCGGGACGGGGTGGACTTCACCGGCGTGGTGCTCACCAAGCTCGACGGTGACGCCCGCGGTGGTGCCGCCCTGTCGATCCGTGAGGTCACCGGCAAGCCGATCCTGTTCGCCTCCACCGGTGAGAAGCTCGACGACTTCGATGTCTTCCACCCCGACCGCATGGCCGACCGCATCCTCGGGATGGGTGACGTGCTCACCCTCATCGAACAGGCCGAACAGGTCATGGACCAGAAGCAGGCCGAGGATTCGGCGATGCGGATGGCACGGGGTGAGCTGACCCTCGAGGACTTCCTCGAGCAGATGCTCATGATCCGGAAGATGGGCCCGCTGGGCGGCATCCTCAAGATGCTGCCGGGCGGCAAGCAGATGAGTCAGATGGCCGACCAGGTCGACGAGAAGCAGCTCGACCGGATTCAGGCGATCATCCGCGGTATGACCCCGGCGGAGCGCACCGACCCGAACATCCTCAACGCGTCCCGCCGCCGACGTATCGCCACCGGTTCCGGCGTGGAGGTCTCGGACGTCAACCAGCTGGTGAACCGTTTCTTCGAGGCGAAGAAGATGATGGGCAAGATGGCCGGCCAGTTCGGGATGGGCGGCGGTGGCCGCAGCGCGACGAAGAAGAAGCCGAAGGGCCGCAAGGGCAAGAACGGCAAGCGCAAGCCCGCCAAGAAGGGCGGCGGCCAGCGTGGCGGACAGGGGATGCCCGGTATGCCGGGCATGGGCGGAATGCCGGGGATGCCCGGTATGCCGGGTGCCGGTGGCGGCACCCCCGACCTGTCCGCCCTGCAGGGACAGATGCCCCCGGGGTTCGAGAACGTGGACCTCAGCAAGCTCGATTTCGGTAAAGGAAAGAAGTAG
- the gdhA gene encoding NADP-specific glutamate dehydrogenase: MDVDSTVKGFYEQILQRNAGEPEFHQAVSEVLASLRYVLRKDPHYADNGLIQRLTEPERQIIFRVPWIDDQGQVQVNRGFRVQFNSVLGPYKGGLRFHPSVNLGIIKFLGFEQIFKNSLTGLPIGGGKGGSDFDPKGKSDMEIMRFCQSFMTELERHIGDKVDVPAGDIGVGGREIGYLFGQYRRMTGRHVSGTLTGKGLTWGGSLVRTEATGYGCVYFTQEMMASRGDRLHGAKVIISGSGNVAIYAIEKAQELGATVVAFSDSSGYVSTPDGVDVELLRDIKEVRRLRVSDYVKETNGATFHKGGNIWETEADVALPCATQNELDGEAAKLLADHGVKYVAEGANMPCTHDAIQVFKKRKIDFAPGKAANAGGVATSALEMQQNASRDSWTFEYTDKRLRDIMRNIFKNAARTAEDYDVPRDFVVGANIAGFKKVADAMIAQGVI; the protein is encoded by the coding sequence ATGGACGTCGATTCCACAGTCAAGGGCTTTTACGAGCAGATTCTCCAGCGCAATGCGGGGGAGCCGGAGTTCCACCAGGCGGTGTCGGAGGTGCTCGCCAGCCTCCGGTACGTGCTGCGGAAGGACCCCCATTACGCAGACAACGGACTCATCCAGCGGCTCACCGAGCCCGAGCGGCAGATCATCTTCCGCGTGCCGTGGATCGACGACCAGGGCCAGGTCCAGGTCAACCGGGGTTTCCGGGTCCAGTTCAACTCCGTCCTCGGCCCGTACAAGGGGGGTCTGCGCTTCCACCCGTCGGTGAACCTGGGCATCATCAAGTTCCTCGGCTTCGAGCAGATCTTCAAGAACTCGCTGACCGGCCTGCCCATCGGCGGCGGCAAGGGCGGCTCCGACTTCGACCCGAAGGGCAAGTCGGACATGGAGATCATGCGCTTCTGCCAGTCCTTCATGACCGAGCTGGAGCGCCACATCGGCGACAAGGTCGACGTCCCCGCCGGTGACATCGGCGTCGGCGGCCGCGAGATCGGCTACCTGTTCGGCCAGTACCGGCGCATGACCGGCCGCCACGTCTCCGGCACGCTCACCGGCAAGGGCCTGACCTGGGGTGGTTCCCTGGTCCGTACCGAGGCCACCGGATACGGCTGCGTGTACTTCACCCAGGAGATGATGGCCTCCCGCGGTGACCGTCTCCACGGGGCGAAGGTCATCATCTCCGGGTCCGGCAACGTCGCCATCTACGCCATCGAGAAGGCCCAGGAGCTCGGCGCCACCGTCGTCGCGTTCTCGGATTCCTCCGGCTACGTCTCCACCCCTGACGGGGTCGATGTCGAACTGCTCCGCGACATCAAGGAGGTGCGTCGGCTGCGGGTCTCCGACTACGTCAAGGAGACCAACGGCGCCACCTTCCACAAGGGCGGCAACATCTGGGAGACCGAGGCGGACGTCGCGCTGCCGTGTGCCACCCAGAACGAGCTCGACGGCGAGGCGGCGAAGCTGCTGGCCGACCACGGCGTGAAGTACGTCGCCGAGGGTGCGAACATGCCCTGCACCCACGACGCGATCCAGGTGTTCAAGAAGCGGAAGATCGACTTCGCCCCGGGCAAGGCCGCCAACGCCGGCGGTGTGGCGACCTCCGCCCTGGAGATGCAGCAGAACGCCTCGCGGGACTCCTGGACCTTCGAATACACCGACAAGCGGCTGCGCGACATCATGCGCAACATCTTCAAGAACGCGGCGAGGACCGCCGAGGACTACGACGTCCCGCGGGACTTCGTCGTCGGTGCGAACATCGCCGGGTTCAAGAAGGTCGCCGATGCGATGATCGCCCAGGGCGTCATTTAA